DNA from Triticum aestivum cultivar Chinese Spring chromosome 7D, IWGSC CS RefSeq v2.1, whole genome shotgun sequence:
tttcctttttttgtttctttttattttcagcagcttttgcattttctttttagccaataattactttgcaaaattatgccattggccaaaacaatttcaaagaattaaagtgcactgccacaaaaatattgtgagacttttgaaatagtttgccaattttataaattaaaaaggcatttaatttattgcttaggtcactgttttacgtagtttaggccacttaaaccctttgcaaaaatgttggttcaccaccaatattaccagaagaatatgtttcacatgatgaacattttagttttcatgtttgagcaattttgaatttcactcagaatttgaacttgaattcaactggaatttgaaaggaGAGAGAACCAAGGGTGATCAAACACTTGTTaagcaaaatgattaacttaaccccagggttactgtagcatcattacaccggggtgttacaccgcctttcaggccggctcctgccgccgggccgtccgcatcgtcatctgttgaaccgcccccaggctggcgtcctagtccgaactaccgcggcaaaaaccctatctacaggccgccgtcgactcgttcggttccgcctacgacatcaccagcaccgagtcctgcaccacccaccagtgctccatctgcggttgcatggcggcctcctcatgatccttggacggggcttgttcaagcatggcccatgccctggtccgctccgtccaccctcggtgctccgccggcatactcaggtgcctggcaacctggccttcggccgcctactagtgctcccggggttctcaacccccgacagccggccaatgcctatcacgccgccccgacttatgctccttatggtcattacagcaccgacggcggcgcctactacacacctcagccggccctgctcccgacgccacccccaccacagccggccaatgcctactacactccccagccggccctactgccttcaccatcgtatccaCCGGCACcgcttccgacgccaccctcacctgcgacgccgagctgggatcaagctgcctttctccaggccactaataactttgctgcacaaggaaactcaggtacggattggatctttgattcaggggcctctagtcatatgtctgcatctagtaattggttatcttcttgcactaaatctcctttcccttccattatccttggagatggatcatctattcctatatattgtgttggtcaggctcaacttccctcttccaccaaacctcttttacttcgcgatgttctagttgcacccgccctcattaaaaatcttatctctgttcgccaatttacttgcgacaatctagtttcggctgaatttgacccttcTGGTTTATCTGTaaaggattacctgaccaaggccgagatcgctcgcttcaatagctccggtgatctttattctcttaatggagttcctgccgccacccctccaacatccatgctggcctccgtcgatctctggcatcgtcgcttgggccatcccaaccccgccgtcttagcttctatgcttagtgaatttaccataccatgtaatagggactctcataattctgtgttttgcgagtcttgtcaattaggcaaacatgtgcgtcttccctttagttcctctagttcttgtagcacttatccctttgaattaatacattgtgatttatggacctctcccattgcaagtgtttcgggttttaaatactaccttgttatcctagatgatttcacccactttgtctggacttttcctctacgcaacaaatccgaggtccattctcttttccttaattttcaacgctatgtgtctgttcacttcttcctcccaattcgctttatccaatgtgacaatggtcgcgagtttgataacattaaaaatcgtactttcttcttacaacatggcatcctgcttaggttctcatatccctacacctcccctcaaaatggtaaagcagaacgctctcttcgcaccctcaatgatatagttcgcactctcctcattcaatcatctatgcctcccaagttttgggctgaagccctacacatggccaccttccttctaaatattcgaccttctaaaactaaaccaaacactactccctattattccctctttctttcccaccccgactactccgcaGTTCATGTTTTCGgttgtctctgttttcccaatgcctacgccacttctgcaaataaattgtcaccacactctatcccatgtgcttttctcggcttctctgatGAGCACAAAGGCAACGCTGTCTCGACCTTCAcgccggacacgttcatgtctctcgtcatgtcacgtttgctgagcacatttttcctttctcacaacgcagtactacaccatccaacacccctagctccgcaaacaccccctctccccgtcctttccaactatatactcccctacctgctgaacacaacttatcaccaccaccattaacacccaccatagccaatcccaaccatacactcaccccacccgagacgtctccaacacccccgacccctgcttcctccccaacacccccggcccctactcccactccaccacccagccctgctcccactccaccacccagccctactccttcgtccgactcttccgctgcgccggactcaccagtacccaccttaccccctcgtgctattcctacagcagccccgattaatgatcatcgcatgcgtactagggccaaatcaggatttcatcaaccccaagaccgcctaaaccttcatacctccgtatctctcacttctctttcaaagaattacaaaactgctctacttgatcccaattgggccgctgccatgcaagaagaatataatgctttacttcaaaacaacacctggcaacttgttcctcgtcctcccaatacaaatattgtttctggcaaatggatttttcgccaaaagttccactccgatgggagcctctcacgatataaagccaggtgggtttgtcgtggcttttctcagcaacaaggaattgattacgaagaaaccttctctcctgttgttaaacctagcatcATTCGCACCGCtcttagtgttgctgtctcctcttcatggcccattcaccaacttgatgttaaaaatgctttcctccatggttcccttcaagaaactgtctactgccagcaacctctgggttttgaaaatccatcctttccaactcatgtatgtcttcttcagaaatctctctacggtcttaaacaggccccacgaacttggtttcaacgcttctcctccttcattcaaacaataggcttcactccatctctctccgacacctctctttttgtgtatcatcaaacttctgacactgcctatttacttctctatgtagatgatatcattcttaccgcctcctctcaaaagttcttagatcatattgtctctcttcttagatctgaattttctatgactgacctaggactccttcatcatttcttaggcattgctgttgttcgagattcctccagcctttttctttcccaacgccagtatattcttgatcttcttaatcgtgctggtatgcttgactgtcaatcatctcacactcctgtcgatactagttttaaactttcggctaccggtgaaccctttttcgatcctactctctatcgtagcctaacaggtgctctccaatatctcacaattactcgtcctgaaatctcttttgctgttcaacaagcatgtctctatatgcatgatccccgggttcctcactataatcatgttaaacgcattcttcggtatttaaaaggaactctcaatcatggtctccacctcaataattcttctccaaactcgcttaccgcatactctgatgcagactgggctggttgtcctgacactcgaaggtccacttccggtttttgtgtttttcttggtaacaatttgatttcttggtcttcgaaaagacaggttacagtctcacgttcgtcggccgaggctgagtatcgcgctgtggcacatgccgttgcagataccatctggattcggcagttactctccgagctacacatGCCTATTgcgcaggccactattgtctactgtgacaacatatcagtagtctacatgaccagcaatccagttcaacaccgacgcacaaagcatattgagattgatattcatttgttcgtgaaaaggttgctcttggtcaggttcgggtgcttcatgttctctctacggctcagtttgctgacattttcaccaaggcactgcctactaagccgtttcaagatatctgtttcagtctcaacgtcgtcgagcctgccgttgatactgcggggggatgttagagtagtcattatggtatacgacttctagtccaagtcagttttgtacccctaccccaagtcggtttgtaccatcttatatactcttgtatgccgcaccaaatcatcaataagcaacagttttattcagctttcacaaAGGAAGTACTAACAGTCAATTGCATAGGCATCGGTATCAAGTAGTATTTCTTGGTTTCTGCATGCTCTCAGATTGTTGGCGTTGACTCCTTGTTTTCTAACCATATAATTTGGCGCTCTCGAACTCCGATATATACGGTGTATCACCAGTACTAGCTAGATTCCAATCTCTACATGCATTCGCTCCATAGACCCATCTTATATACATACACATCCCGGCCGGTACCAATCTAGAAGTACAAGGCTTCATATCGTTCTCGCCAAATGGGAGGAATGCAAGTAGTAACGACTCATAGCCATTGTTCCTTCCTCAAGAACTTCCTCACTGGTGCTGTGTTCACCTTGCCTCTCGTTTACATCCTTCTCCACTCCATTCCATCTTCTTTCCTCTCATATACCAATCTTGCTGCATTTCAAGCACATCGCACAAGCACAAGCCCTCCTCTCCCACCTCCTCCTCAAGGTATATAAGCAACTCGATCGTCGTACACGCATAAAGATATATACATGTCTCACTGTATGTATATACATAGAAAATGGCTTGATTGCATGCTATGCTGACCTCCATTTTTTTTCTCGCAGCTTGGCAGCAATGCGACTATACCACCGGGAAGTGGGTGTGGGACGGCAGCGTCAGCGGCCGGCGGTACGACAGCGAAAACTGCGACATGGTGAGCGCGGAGAAGTGCGTCATCAACGGCAAGCCGGACAACGGGTACCTGAACTGGCGGTGGCAGCCGGCGGGCTGTAACCTCTCGGCGCTGGACCCGGCTGAGTTCCTCCGGGCAGTCcggggcaagctcctgggtttcgtCGGCGACTCCACGGCGCGCAACCAGGCGGAGTCCCTCGTCTGCTTCCTCTCCACGGTGTCGCGGCCCGAGACGACGCACCAGTACGAGGATCATCCTATGGCCCACAAATTCTGGCGGTGGGTCTTCCCGGCGCCGCACAACGTCAGCGTCTCCACGTACTGGTCGCCGTTCCTTGTGCGCGCCGAGGGCAGGTCGGTGGACTACGCCATGACGCACGACACGCTGTTCCTGGACGCGTTCACCGAGCCGTGGACGGCGGACGTGGAGGCGATGGACGTCATGGTGATCTCGGCGGGGCACTGGTTCAACCACCAGGCCGTCTACTACGACAACGGGCAGATCGCCGGCGTGTTTGCCCGTCCGGACGTAAACGAGACCGACATCGCCGGCGGCTACATCGGCGCGTACCGCGAGGTGATCCGGAGGGTGCTTGAGTACGTCCAGGAAAAGTCGAGCGGCGACAAGCACAAGCTGGTGGTGGTGTCAACCATGGCGCCGGCGCACTTCGACCCCAAGTACGCGTCGAACCACCGGGATGCGTGCTCGCGGCCGAACCCGTATGATGAGGGAGAGGTGCCCGAGGATGGGGGCACGGCCGAGATGAGGAAGGCCgtgctggaggaggcggcggcggcggcgaaaagGCAGCGACTGGGGCTGCGGTTCGACGTGCTGGACGTGACGAGGCTGGCGTCGATGCGGCCCGATGGGCACCCAGGCGCCTACATCGTCAAGGACAGGTACGGTGCCGGAAAGCCGGTGCCGGAGACGGTGTTCAACGACTGCCTGCACTGGTGCGCGCCGGGGCCGGTGGACACGTTCAACGACATATTCATGCACATTCTGGCTGCAAGCGGCTGAAGCCATTGTTCGGAGTAGTATGCACGATGAGGTACTTGTGCCCATCGACTCATCGTGCATTCGCCACCCACCCCGTGCTTGCGCGCGCGACCGCGAGGCCGACGGCCACGTACGCTTTTTTTAGGAGACGTCTAAATGTCTTGTCACGTActtgaatttatttatttttggcatCAGTCACTTCTTTTCTTGTCTGTCGGCTCTACATCCAACCGCTGACACGTCATCTTCCTCCTACCAACTCTTGACATCAAATTTTGGCACAGACAATAACTTAattaagatgacctcaaatgaaaaagtTTCCGGCATGACAAAGTTCCGTATTGTCTAAATGAGAAACTTTGATGTTTTGATCATCACCAAGCGATCTCATCTAAAGGGCCAAAATTGTGCTCGAATCACTAAGATTTCTTATTCAGAGTACTGTTCGGCCAATTAAACATCCAAGACAGACCCAGAAACCTAACTGTTGCCTCAGACTTACCTAAATCCGATTTggttaattttggaaagatttggacAGGATTTTGAATCCTTTTCTTGTATGGAAAGTCCatccgcctcataaatagatgagagataacagccgattgaacaacacacaatcgaacaatcatctaccacttttagctttacttttatcttctcccttgttttcttcttcctcgttctttgtcgttcttcaagattggagggcagcgaacctcgaggccctatgggcgagcgaatcgacctagggaagCCCATTGCCGCTGCGCGCCCTGACAAGGTCCCTCCCTggggtgtggggtttcgggtcctcaaaagcacccaccGGATTACTTGCGTACCGTGCTTTCGTacgggtctccttcaacgtgagtTGTGGTGCACTACCCtcagcgttggaggtacacggtgacgtgttcatgtgcgaacacactttttggtgactcCGTTGGGgatcgaagctttgaacggtctccagtcCGTTCCTGCTACGTGGAGAGCATCATGAAGCGGCTGCAATCTATGACGGTAACATGCATGATCAATCTCCTTACGTAGATGTAAATAGTCATTAAGTTGGTGTCCCCGGTTCTTCCAATGGACATGTCATTTCGGCTAGCCCTAATGAGCAAAGGCCGACTAGTTATTGTGTTGGAGGAGCTTGGAATTTAAATAATCGCGACATGCAACTTAGGGATCCAAACTTGCATGCATCGGCAACACCTTTcaatatgccgatgaacaacacgATGAGTTCGAGTGATCAATATAGGACAACTTGTGTACAGGAGGGTGTCTCGTAGTTTGATCCATCGGCAATCGGCTTACAATATGTGGGTTCATCTCCAAACATGCCCATGGATGGGGAAATCATCCATGCTTCCATTAGCTATTTGGCCGGTTATCCTCAGTCATCATATACTACACCTCGTGAGATTAATTGTTTAGCGACGTATGCAACTAAAAATATTCATGACTCGGCTCACCTTCATGGTTATGGCCGAATGAGTGGAGATTCTACAGGAGCATATGTGCCTAATATTGCAGGAGATGAGGTGGCTTTGGCTGCACTAAAAtttttagcccaaaataagaagattagtgctctttgccttgagcAACATGAAAAGGGGTTGGTTCCTGATTATGAGGCAATAAGAGCTATAGTTTTGCAAGAAGACGAAGTGATTCCAATTGATTGAATTGTCGATAGAAAATATGTTCAACAACAGTGCATACATCTTCACCTATCATTGCAGCATGTTGTACACCCACTTGAAAAAATTCGGCAACATcaattcattgccgaaagatcctaaaagcattggggAGGGGGCAAAGCTGATCCAAGCTGGGCCGAATTCAAAGAAAAGTATGTGGCCCGAATGGACAAGATCAAGCGAAAGCTCATAGGAAATAGCGTCAACAATTTTACCACACCTACTCTTGAGGAATTACCAACAGAATATCGACATGCTTATGAAGCACTCAAGAAGAACTGTGGAGAGGAATACTTACAAGAATACGTCAAGTCCCTTCTTGCATTCAACAATCATGTTGGCTCGTCTGTGATGTTGAGGCAAGATAAAAGCGAAGCTTTTAAgacgaaaaacaaaaaaaaaggattCACTCGGCTAATACGGTTGATTCGATTGAAACCAAGTCAAATATGACCAAGTCATCTACAGCTGCGTGGAAGATCCCTTTAAAACCCAAACAATGGTGGATTCGGTTGAACCGGATTGAGCACCGAGTGCATCGAGATAGTCAAGGCCTGGTGCATTGAGTCATCCGAGTGCATCACCGTCTAATACCAAGTGCATCACACCAGTTATTGCCGAGTGTACCAAAACTGAAGATGCAAACTTCACTGGGCAAACGAACGACGAACTCAGCAAATTGGTCATGCTTGATTTTTCTAGATGTGAGGGAGCTTACATGCTGCCCTGTGAGTTTTTTGCCAAAGAAATTGATGAGCATCAAGGACAAAGTTATATGGCAGAACAAAGTTTGGTTAATGACGATGAACATCAAGAACAAGAGCATTCAGCTAACGAAGAGCGTCCGAGTGAA
Protein-coding regions in this window:
- the LOC123170390 gene encoding protein ALTERED XYLOGLUCAN 4-like; protein product: MGGMQVVTTHSHCSFLKNFLTGAVFTLPLVYILLHSIPSSFLSYTNLAAFQAHRTSTSPPLPPPPQAWQQCDYTTGKWVWDGSVSGRRYDSENCDMVSAEKCVINGKPDNGYLNWRWQPAGCNLSALDPAEFLRAVRGKLLGFVGDSTARNQAESLVCFLSTVSRPETTHQYEDHPMAHKFWRWVFPAPHNVSVSTYWSPFLVRAEGRSVDYAMTHDTLFLDAFTEPWTADVEAMDVMVISAGHWFNHQAVYYDNGQIAGVFARPDVNETDIAGGYIGAYREVIRRVLEYVQEKSSGDKHKLVVVSTMAPAHFDPKYASNHRDACSRPNPYDEGEVPEDGGTAEMRKAVLEEAAAAAKRQRLGLRFDVLDVTRLASMRPDGHPGAYIVKDRYGAGKPVPETVFNDCLHWCAPGPVDTFNDIFMHILAASG